A DNA window from Malus domestica chromosome 12, GDT2T_hap1 contains the following coding sequences:
- the LOC103451086 gene encoding bifunctional TH2 protein, mitochondrial-like isoform X2 — MRYELAEDCADDDDAKPVISELRRAVLQELKMHDSFVKEWGLQGAEETPINSAAVKYTDFLLATASGKVEGVKGPGKLATPFERTKVAAYTLGAMTPCMRLYAFLGKEFQALLDPSKGSHPYLKWIDSYSSESFQASAVQIEELLDKLSVSLTGEELDIIENLYHQAMKLEIEFFSAQSLVQPTAVPLIREHNPAEDRLMIFSDFDLTCTVVDSSAILAEIAIVTAPKSDQHQPENHLARMSSADLRNTWGLLSRQYTEEYEQCIESIVPTEKAVFDYENLLKALEKLSDFERKANNRVTKSEVLKGLNLEDIKRAGERLILQDGCINFFQKIAKSENMNANVHVLSYCWCGDLIRSAFSSGGLNELDVHANEFTFEESISTGDIVKKVESPIDKVKSFKDILKNCSNDRKNLTVYIGDSVGDLLCLLEADIGIVIGSSSSLRRVATQFGVSFVPLFPGLVKKQKECTDGRSPSWKGLTGILYTVNSWAEIHAFILGC; from the exons ATGag GTATGAATTGGCAGAAGATTGTGCAGACGATGATGATGCAAAGcctgtgatttctgagttgagGAGGGCAGTTCTGCAGGAGCTGAAAATGCATGATTCATTTGTGAAG GAATGGGGTTTACAGGGTGCTGAAGAGACCCCTATCAACTCCGCTGCAGTGAAGTACACAGATTTCTTATTGGCAACAGCCTCTGGAAAAGTTGAAGGAGTCAAGGGACCTGGTAAACTTGCAACTCCATTTGAAAGAACCAAAGTGGCTGCTTACACCCTTGGCGCTATGACTCCTTGCATGAGGCTGTATGCCTTTCTTGGTAAGGAGTTCCAGGCACTTCTAGATCCCAGCAAAGGCAGTCACCCGTACTTGAAGTGGATTGACAGTTATTCTTCTGAAAGTTTTCAG GCATCAGCTGTGCAAATCGAAGAGTTGCTCGATAAACTAAGTGTCTCTTTGACAGGCGAGGAGCTTGACATCATCGAAAATCTTTATCACCAAGCAATGAAACTTGAGATCGAGTTCTTCTCTGCTCAGTCTCTTGTTCAGCCAACTGCAGTTCCTCTGATCAGAGAACATAACCCTGCAGAAGATCGGCTCATGATATTTTCTGATTTCGATTTGACTTGTACAGTCGTTGATTCATCTGCCATTTTGGCTGAAATTGCAATAGTAACAGCACCAAAATCTGATCAACATCAACCCGAAAATCATCTTGCTCGGATGTCTTCGGCTGATCTCAGGAATACATGGGGTCTTCTTTCCAGGCAGTACACAGAAGAGTATGAGCAATGCATAGAAAGCATTGTTCCCACTGAAAAAG CCGTGTTTGACTATGAAAATTTGCTAAAAGCACTAGAGAAACTTTCAGATTTTGAGAGGAAGGCAAACAATAGAGTCACGAAGTCTGAAGTACTCAAGGGTCTAAATCTCGAAGATATAAAAAGAGCTGGTGAACGTCTCATTCTTCAAGATGGTTGTATTAATTTCTTCCAGAAAATTGCCAAGAGTGAAAACATGAATGCAAATGTTCATGTTCTTTCATACTGTTGGTGTGGTGATCTCATAAGATCGGCCTTTTCATCAG GGGGTTTAAACGAGCTGGATGTACATGCAAATGAGTTTACCTTCGAGGAATCCATCTCCACAGGTGATATTGTTAAGAAGGTGGAGTCCCCTATTGACAAGGTTAAATCTTTTAAAGATATTTTGAAAAATTGCAGCAATGACAGAAAGAACTTGACTGTTTACATTGGAGACTCAGTGGGTGACTTACTTTGTCTGCTGGAGGCGGATATTGGAATCGTAATTGGGTCAAGTTCAAGCCTTAGGAGAGTGGCGACTCAGTTTGGGGTATCTTTTGTTCCGTTGTTCCCGGGTTTAGTTAAGAAACAGAAAGAATGCACAGATGGAAGGTCTCCTAGTTGGAAAGGGTTAACCGGTATTCTTTACACAGTGAATAGTTGGGCGGAAATACATGCCTTCATTTTGGGGTGTTAg
- the LOC103451398 gene encoding exosome complex component csl4, protein MGENSEWVTPGEVLGKASKFKAGRGAYVSPDKLTVYASLTGSRRILSPPSDSPDQRPTVEVTGHKAHGAIPEPGSVVIARVTKVMERMASADILCLGTKSVREKFSGIIRLQDVRATEIDKVDMLSSFRPGDIVRAHVLSLGDARAYYLSTAKNELGVISAQSAASGETMVPISWTEMQCPRTGQIEQRKVAKVGG, encoded by the exons ATGGGAGAAAATAGTGAGTGGGTAACCCCAGGGGAAGTTCTCGGTAAAGCCTCCAAGTTCAAAGCAGGCAGAGGTGCCTACGTGTCCCCCGACAAGCTCACCGTCTACGCTTCCCTCACTGGGTCCCGCCGTATCCTATCCCCCCCTTCCGACTCGCCCGACCAG AGACCCACTGTGGAAGTAACTGGTCACAAGGCCCATGGTGCCATTCCAGAGCCTGGATCAGTTGTCATTGCTAGA GTTACCAAAGTGATGGAAAGGATGGCTTCTGCTGATATTTTGTGTCTTGGCACGAAATCTGTGCGAGAAAAGTTTAGTGGCATAATTAG GCTTCAAGATGTAAGAGCCACCGAAATTGATAAAGTGGATATGCTTTCGTCTTTTCGCCCGGGTGACATTGTCAGAGCTCATGTT CTGTCCCTTGGAGATGCTAGGGCTTATTATCTGTCAACTGCAAAGAATGAATTGGGTGTTATTTCGGCACAGAGTGCTGCATCAG GTGAAACAATGGTACCAATAAGCTGGACAGAGATGCAGTGCCCCAGGACAGGGCAAATCGAGCAAAGAAAGGTCGCTAAGGTCGGAGGATGA
- the LOC103451087 gene encoding uncharacterized protein, protein MAATASSNASAEALSNLRIVVESNLSDSRLSELGINSWPKWGCPPGKYTLKFDAAETCYLVKGKVKVYPRKGSSSSSSSDFVEFGAGDLVTIPKGVSCIWDVSVAIDKHYKFDSS, encoded by the exons ATGGCAGCTACAGCATCATCAAATGCTTCTGCAGAAGCACTTTCCAATCTAAGAATCGTAGTAGAAAGCAATCTCTCTGATTCACGATTATCTGAGTTGGGTATTAACTCATGGCCCAA ATGGGGGTGTCCGCCTGGAAAGTACACATTGAAGTTTGACGCAGCGGAAACATGTTATCTGGTGAAAGGCAAAGTGAAGGTATACCCTAGAAAAggctcatcatcatcatcgtctTCAGATTTTGTAGAGTTTGGTGCTGGGGACCTTGTGACCATTCCCAAGGGAGTCAGTTGCATATGGGACGTCTCAGTTGCTATCGATAAACACTACAAATTCGATTCTTCGTGA
- the LOC103451400 gene encoding PR5-like receptor kinase yields MSFPSFSSSSIPFILSLPTMLRRIRLLACVIAISFVVCHDAKEEGNCRRHASCGDLLDIQYPFRLRTGSEVNCPGYPAELSCDHNRTTLNLFNATYYVKAPINYEHHTIHVVDPGLLNDSCPFRPLNWLTSENFSQIPYSYYYVDYRYLSFFDCLLPVESPDYVELNCSNTNSSSATTSHSYILVKDGVNNLQPSCTLTGVVMASDIIPEDGSGLSVSFIRDLLINGMELSWGGILPHNYCDTRYQSLYCFGESMKKDLIEAAKIIGCFLMARMILGVVVLLGFCCYKLYWKKFPKHEAVEEYLLACKNRITRYSYSDIKKMTIELKNKVRQKGFWKKFLNDAVQKLLDACKNVKRRKYFYSDVKMIVVSLKQRSQGVYSKKFRKDDAVEEFLDAYKNLMPRRYSYSDIKKITIDFKDKLGQGGFGSVFKGELSGGHLVAVKMLSGSKGEGLDFISEVATIGRIHHVNVVQLIGFCSERSKRALVYDFMPNGSLEKHIFSEKETGVVLGWDRMHEIALGVARAIEYLHQGCDMQILHFDIKPHNILLDGNYTAKISDFGLARFYPRDHNTLSLTAPRGTMGYIAPEMFYRILGSVSYKADVYSFGMLLMEMTGRRKNLNAHAQNSSQIYFPSWIYDQLDKGLSVEIVDACENDKKIAKKMIMVALWCIQLKPADRPSMSKVVEMLEGEVEALQMPPKPFFCPQQMPMEDPHGGTDSEEETISMV; encoded by the exons ATGAGTTTtccctctttttcttcctcctcaatTCCGTTCATCTTATCGCTTCCTACAATGCTGAGAAGAATCCGGTTACTAGCATGTGTTATAGCTATCAGCTTTGTAGTGTGCCATGATGCTAAggaagaaggaaactgtcggaGGCATGCTTCATGTGGAGATCTTCTAGACATTCAATACCCTTTTCGCCTGAGAACCGGTTCTGAAGTTAATTGCCCCGGCTATCCAGCTGAGCTATCGTGCGACCATAACCGCACCACCTTAAATCTCTTCAATGCTACATATTATGTCAAAGCGCCAATCAACTATGAGCATCATACAATCCATGTTGTGGATCCTGGTTTGCTAAACGATTCTTGCCCTTTCAGGCCTCTCAACTGGCTAACAAGCGAGAACTTTAGCCAAATTCCATATAGCTATTATTACGTTGATTACCGTTATCTATCCTTCTTCGATTGCTTGTTACCAGTTGAGTCTCCGGATTATGTAGAACTGAACTGCAGTAATACTAACTCATCATCTGCCACAACATCACATTCTTATATTTTGGTGAAAGATGGGGTGAACAATCTTCAACCCTCTTGTACTCTGACCGGAGTCGTTATGGCTTCTGATATTATCCCAGAAGATGGAAGTGGCCTTTCAGTTTCTTTCATCCGTGATCTTTTAATAAATGGTATGGAGCTTTCGTGGGGTGGAATTCTCCCCCACAACTACTGCGACACCCGATACCAATCCCTCTACT GTTTCGGTGAAAGCATGAAGAAGG ATCTCATAGAAGCCGCCAAGATCATCG GATGTTTTCTGATGGCGCGGATGATACTCGGcgttgttgttttgttgggtttcTGTTGCTACAAACTGTACTGGAAAAAGTTCCCCAAGCATGAAGCAGTTGAAGAATACTTGCTTGCTTGCAAGAATCGAATAACAAGGTACTCGTATTCGGATATTAAGAAAATGACGATTGAGTTAAAAAATAAAGTCAGACAAAAGGGCTTCTGGAAAAAGTTCCTGAACGATGCAGTTCAAAAGTTATTGGATGCATGCAAGAATGTTAAGAGAAGAAAGTACTTTTATTCAGACGTCAAGATGATTGTAGTTTCTTTGAAACAACGGAGTCAAGGAGTGTATTCGAAAAAATTCCGAAAGGATGATGCAGTTgaagaattcttggatgcatacAAGAATCTTATGCCGAGAAGGTATTCGTATTCAGATATTAAGAAGATTACAATCGATTTCAAAGATAAACTCGGTCAGGGGGGCTTTGGTTCCGTCTTCAAAGGAGAGCTTTCGGGTGGTCATCTTGTTGCAGTCAAGATGTTGAGTGGCTCCAAAGGTGAAGGGCTAGATTTCATCAGTGAAGTTGCCACAATTGGAAGAATTCATCATGTCAATGTGGTGCAACTAATTGGATTTTGTTCTGAGAGATCCAAAAGAGCTCTTGTTTACGACTTCATGCCTAATGGTTCCCTCGAAAAACATATATTTTCGGAGAAGGAAACAGGCGTTGTTCTTGGTTGGGATAGAATGCATGAGATAGCTCTTGGGGTGGCTCGTGCGATCGAATATCTGCACCAGGGATGTGATATGCAAATCCTGCACTTCGACATCAAACCTCACAACATTCTTCTTGACGGAAACTACACTGCTAAAATTTCCGACTTTGGTCTTGCGAGATTTTACCCTAGAGATCATAACACTCTTTCTCTTACTGCTCCAAGAGGCACGATGGGATACATAGCTCCAGAAATGTTCTACAGAATCCTCGGAAGCGTTTCGTACAAAGCTGATGTTTATAGCTTCGGAATGCTGCTAATGGAAATGACCGGTCGGAGGAAGAACTTGAATGCACATGCACAAAATTCAAGCCAAATATACTTCCCTTCCTGGATTTATGATCAACTGGACAAAGGATTGAGTGTTGAAATTGTGGATGCCTGTGAGAACGATAAGAAAATAGCCAAGAAGATGATCATGGTTGCGTTGTGGTGCATACAATTGAAGCCGGCGGATCGCCCTTCCATGAGCAAAGTCGTAGAGATGCTTGAAGGGGAAGTCGAAGCCCTACAGATGCCTCCGAAACCTTTCTTCTGTCCCCAACAGATGCCGATGGAGGATCCGCATGGTGGCACGGACAGTGAAGAGGAAACGATCTCCATGGTATAA
- the LOC103451086 gene encoding bifunctional TH2 protein, mitochondrial-like isoform X1: MRILFPPNPIKTPTLFNFLRLRFNSLRSHCANSMAVPPPKSAMASAVVDNEVGLARRFWIKFKRESIFAKYTPFTLCLAAGNLKIETFRDYIAQDVHFLKAFAQAYELAEDCADDDDAKPVISELRRAVLQELKMHDSFVKEWGLQGAEETPINSAAVKYTDFLLATASGKVEGVKGPGKLATPFERTKVAAYTLGAMTPCMRLYAFLGKEFQALLDPSKGSHPYLKWIDSYSSESFQASAVQIEELLDKLSVSLTGEELDIIENLYHQAMKLEIEFFSAQSLVQPTAVPLIREHNPAEDRLMIFSDFDLTCTVVDSSAILAEIAIVTAPKSDQHQPENHLARMSSADLRNTWGLLSRQYTEEYEQCIESIVPTEKAVFDYENLLKALEKLSDFERKANNRVTKSEVLKGLNLEDIKRAGERLILQDGCINFFQKIAKSENMNANVHVLSYCWCGDLIRSAFSSGGLNELDVHANEFTFEESISTGDIVKKVESPIDKVKSFKDILKNCSNDRKNLTVYIGDSVGDLLCLLEADIGIVIGSSSSLRRVATQFGVSFVPLFPGLVKKQKECTDGRSPSWKGLTGILYTVNSWAEIHAFILGC, encoded by the exons ATGCGCATACTCTTCCCCCCAAACCCAATCAAAACCCCAACTCTCTTCAACTTCCTCCGTCTGCGATTCAACTCGCTCCGATCCCACTGTGCCAACTCAATGGCCGTACCTCCGCCGAAGTCAGCCATGGCTTCCGCCGTCGTCGACAACGAGGTGGGTCTCGCCCGCCGCTTCTGGATCAAGTTCAAGCGAGAATCGATTTTCGCTAAGTACACTCCCTTCACGCTCTGTTTGGCTGCTGGGAATCTAAAGATTGAAACTTTCCGCGATTATATTGCCCAAGATGTTCACTTTCTCAAGGCCTTCGCTCAAGC GTATGAATTGGCAGAAGATTGTGCAGACGATGATGATGCAAAGcctgtgatttctgagttgagGAGGGCAGTTCTGCAGGAGCTGAAAATGCATGATTCATTTGTGAAG GAATGGGGTTTACAGGGTGCTGAAGAGACCCCTATCAACTCCGCTGCAGTGAAGTACACAGATTTCTTATTGGCAACAGCCTCTGGAAAAGTTGAAGGAGTCAAGGGACCTGGTAAACTTGCAACTCCATTTGAAAGAACCAAAGTGGCTGCTTACACCCTTGGCGCTATGACTCCTTGCATGAGGCTGTATGCCTTTCTTGGTAAGGAGTTCCAGGCACTTCTAGATCCCAGCAAAGGCAGTCACCCGTACTTGAAGTGGATTGACAGTTATTCTTCTGAAAGTTTTCAG GCATCAGCTGTGCAAATCGAAGAGTTGCTCGATAAACTAAGTGTCTCTTTGACAGGCGAGGAGCTTGACATCATCGAAAATCTTTATCACCAAGCAATGAAACTTGAGATCGAGTTCTTCTCTGCTCAGTCTCTTGTTCAGCCAACTGCAGTTCCTCTGATCAGAGAACATAACCCTGCAGAAGATCGGCTCATGATATTTTCTGATTTCGATTTGACTTGTACAGTCGTTGATTCATCTGCCATTTTGGCTGAAATTGCAATAGTAACAGCACCAAAATCTGATCAACATCAACCCGAAAATCATCTTGCTCGGATGTCTTCGGCTGATCTCAGGAATACATGGGGTCTTCTTTCCAGGCAGTACACAGAAGAGTATGAGCAATGCATAGAAAGCATTGTTCCCACTGAAAAAG CCGTGTTTGACTATGAAAATTTGCTAAAAGCACTAGAGAAACTTTCAGATTTTGAGAGGAAGGCAAACAATAGAGTCACGAAGTCTGAAGTACTCAAGGGTCTAAATCTCGAAGATATAAAAAGAGCTGGTGAACGTCTCATTCTTCAAGATGGTTGTATTAATTTCTTCCAGAAAATTGCCAAGAGTGAAAACATGAATGCAAATGTTCATGTTCTTTCATACTGTTGGTGTGGTGATCTCATAAGATCGGCCTTTTCATCAG GGGGTTTAAACGAGCTGGATGTACATGCAAATGAGTTTACCTTCGAGGAATCCATCTCCACAGGTGATATTGTTAAGAAGGTGGAGTCCCCTATTGACAAGGTTAAATCTTTTAAAGATATTTTGAAAAATTGCAGCAATGACAGAAAGAACTTGACTGTTTACATTGGAGACTCAGTGGGTGACTTACTTTGTCTGCTGGAGGCGGATATTGGAATCGTAATTGGGTCAAGTTCAAGCCTTAGGAGAGTGGCGACTCAGTTTGGGGTATCTTTTGTTCCGTTGTTCCCGGGTTTAGTTAAGAAACAGAAAGAATGCACAGATGGAAGGTCTCCTAGTTGGAAAGGGTTAACCGGTATTCTTTACACAGTGAATAGTTGGGCGGAAATACATGCCTTCATTTTGGGGTGTTAg